One genomic window of Cannabis sativa cultivar Pink pepper isolate KNU-18-1 chromosome 2, ASM2916894v1, whole genome shotgun sequence includes the following:
- the LOC115720829 gene encoding nicotianamine synthase-like, translating into MSLQQKNHDEEDVIINNLITKICDLYSKISNLESLKPSKDVDTLFTELVHTCIPPCPKFDIDHLPKRVQNIRSNLIRLCGEAEGLLESHFSTILASYKNPLNNLKVFPYYNNYLKLGHLEYQILSQHLNNKQPKRIAFVGSGPLPLTSIVLASNHLTKTTFHNYDIDVSANSKASALMVNDDDLSTRMVFKSTDVMDVTSELSQYDVVFLAALVGLDKEDKVKVIEHLGKYMAPGSLLMLRSAHGARVFLYPVIDTDCDLQGFEVLSVFHPTDEIINSVVIARKYYSHNPKVLQMPSVNSSSSSLIAPFNCNCRMMIVHPNNCSHEIEAFNPLNIHGNMFEDKRS; encoded by the coding sequence ATGTCTCTCCAGCAGAAAAATCATGATGAAGAAgatgttattattaataatttaataactaaaatatgtGATTTGTACTCAAAAATCTCAAACCTCGAGAGTCTAAAGCCTTCAAAAGATGTCGATACTCTCTTCACTGAATTAGTCCACACATGTATACCACCTTGCCCAAAATTTGACATTGACCACCTCCCCAAGAGGGTTCAAAACATAAGGTCTAACCTTATTAGGCTTTGTGGTGAGGCAGAGGGACTTTTGGAGTCTCATTTCTCAACCATCTTAGCCTCATACAAAAACCCACTAAACAATCTCAAAGTCTTCCCTTACTATAACAATTACCTAAAGCTTGGTCATCTCGAGTACCAAATTCTAAGCCAACATTTAAACAACAAACAACCTAAAAGAATTGCTTTCGTGGGTTCTGGTCCCCTGCCTCTCACGTCCATTGTACTAGCCTCAAATCACCTCACAAAAACCACATTCCATAACTATGACATTGATGTTTCAGCCAATTCCAAGGCGAGTGCCTTAATGGTTAATGATGATGACCTGTCTACACGGATGGTGTTCAAAAGCACTGATGTCATGGATGTTACTAGTGAGCTGAGCCAATACGATGTCGTTTTCTTGGCTGCTCTTGTTGGTTTGGACAAGGAGGACAAAGTTAAAGTGATTGAGCATTTGGGCAAGTATATGGCTCCAGGCTCACTTCTTATGCTTAGGAGTGCTCATGGGGCTAGAGTTTTCTTGTACCCAGTTATTGATACAGATTGTGATCTACAAGGCTTTGAGGTTCTTTCTGTGTTTCATCCCACTGATGAAATTATTAACTCTGTTGTTATAGCACGAAAGTACTATTCTCATAATCCAAAGGTGTTGCAAATGCCAAGTGTcaactcctcctcctcctcattGATTGCCCCATTCAATTGTAATTGTCGCATGATGATAGTACATCCCAATAACTGCTCTCATGAGATTGAAGCTTTCAATCCTCTCAATATTCATGGCAACATGTTTGAGGACAAACGTTCGTGA